A section of the Methanosarcina mazei S-6 genome encodes:
- a CDS encoding radical SAM protein, giving the protein MAVPKYLKRYLRVQGDEMPALCRITERISVEFDPEMELEELRRIHEASIREYRKLRESLDIEAMDSLVYADSPDRLRMYTESFLEIPKASTSLLDLKITIVGRMLRNCSCCGWNCGVNREEGEKGFCRLTDSSYYSSEFMHMGEEPELVPSHTIFFSGCVFACVYCQNWEISTCPKCGTKVEPRKLAKLIDLRRLHGAKNVNFVTPTPHTYTILKTIRETSQNNPVIWNSNMYHSPEIAEILEGVVDVYLGDFKYGNNDCARKYSKIKNYLEIVQPNFKFAYKTAEVLLRHLVLPDNLECCTKPIAEWVAKNIPETRFNLMFQYRPCYHAMEYPEIARQLTPEEEEKAIEIVREAGIEDLLV; this is encoded by the coding sequence ATGGCAGTCCCGAAATACCTGAAACGCTATCTCAGGGTGCAGGGAGATGAAATGCCTGCCCTCTGCCGCATAACAGAGAGAATTTCAGTCGAATTTGATCCTGAAATGGAACTTGAAGAGCTCCGGAGAATCCATGAAGCAAGCATCAGAGAGTACAGGAAACTGCGGGAAAGCCTTGACATAGAAGCTATGGACTCCCTTGTTTATGCAGATAGCCCGGACAGGCTGAGGATGTATACGGAAAGTTTCCTTGAGATCCCTAAAGCCAGCACGTCTTTGCTTGACCTCAAGATCACAATTGTGGGCAGGATGCTCAGGAACTGTTCCTGTTGCGGATGGAACTGCGGGGTCAACAGAGAGGAGGGTGAAAAAGGCTTCTGCAGGCTGACAGATTCTTCTTATTACTCCTCCGAATTCATGCATATGGGAGAAGAGCCCGAACTCGTCCCTTCACACACTATTTTCTTCTCAGGCTGCGTTTTTGCCTGCGTCTACTGCCAGAACTGGGAAATCTCCACATGTCCGAAATGCGGAACAAAGGTTGAGCCCAGGAAGCTTGCAAAACTGATAGACTTAAGGCGTCTCCATGGGGCTAAAAATGTGAATTTCGTAACCCCTACCCCTCACACATACACTATCCTCAAAACCATCAGGGAAACCTCACAAAACAACCCGGTTATCTGGAACTCAAATATGTATCATTCCCCTGAGATTGCAGAAATTCTGGAAGGAGTGGTGGATGTCTACCTCGGGGATTTCAAATACGGAAACAATGACTGTGCCCGTAAATATTCAAAAATAAAGAATTATCTCGAAATCGTCCAGCCAAATTTTAAATTTGCTTACAAAACAGCAGAAGTTCTTCTCAGACACCTCGTACTCCCGGACAACCTCGAATGCTGCACAAAACCGATCGCAGAATGGGTTGCAAAAAATATCCCTGAGACCAGGTTCAACCTTATGTTCCAGTACAGGCCCTGCTACCATGCAATGGAATACCCGGAAATTGCCCGCCAGCTTACACCTGAAGAAGAGGAGAAGGCAATTGAGATTGTAAGAGAGGCAGGGATTGAGGATTTACTGGTCTGA
- a CDS encoding CbbQ/NirQ/NorQ/GpvN family protein codes for MDNKCQFFREIPLEECFIDKEPYYVPVGNEVEVFMAAYKNRLPVILKGPTGCGKTRFMEYMAYRLKRPLITVACHEDLTATDLVGRFLIKGESIEWSDGPLTKAVKSGAICYLDEVVEARKDTIVVIHPLTDDRRIIPVDKLGVIMKAPDGFMLAVSYNPGYQSVVKDLKQSTRQRFISIDFDYPPADLEVQIVAHESGIGQEMAKYLVEIGSRIRNFKHHGLEEGVSTRLLIYAGKLIREGIEPAKACQIAMVRPITDNPDLQVSLDEIISAIME; via the coding sequence ATGGACAATAAATGCCAGTTTTTCAGGGAAATTCCTCTGGAAGAATGTTTTATTGATAAAGAGCCTTACTACGTTCCTGTGGGAAATGAGGTAGAGGTCTTTATGGCAGCCTACAAAAACCGGCTGCCGGTAATCCTTAAGGGGCCTACCGGGTGTGGAAAAACTCGTTTTATGGAATACATGGCATACAGGCTGAAGCGGCCTTTGATTACTGTTGCATGCCATGAGGACCTTACTGCAACTGACCTTGTTGGGAGGTTTTTGATAAAGGGGGAGTCCATTGAATGGAGCGACGGGCCTTTAACAAAAGCAGTAAAGAGCGGAGCTATATGTTACCTTGATGAGGTCGTTGAAGCCAGGAAAGATACAATTGTTGTTATCCATCCTCTCACCGATGACAGGAGAATAATCCCTGTTGATAAGCTGGGCGTGATAATGAAAGCCCCTGACGGGTTTATGCTTGCAGTTTCCTATAACCCGGGCTACCAGAGTGTTGTGAAGGACCTGAAGCAAAGTACGCGCCAGAGGTTTATTTCCATAGATTTCGACTACCCGCCTGCGGACCTTGAGGTCCAGATTGTGGCACATGAAAGCGGCATTGGGCAGGAAATGGCAAAGTACCTGGTGGAGATCGGGTCGCGAATAAGAAATTTCAAACACCACGGGCTGGAAGAAGGTGTCAGCACACGGCTCCTGATCTATGCCGGAAAACTAATACGGGAAGGCATAGAGCCCGCAAAGGCGTGCCAGATAGCAATGGTCAGGCCTATCACGGATAACCCGGACCTGCAGGTCAGCCTTGATGAGATCATCTCTGCAATAATGGAGTGA
- a CDS encoding nitric oxide reductase activation protein NorD produces the protein MSSYTEKQDKLSRKSAGEGYRETHAEKPRFQEEFRGYFKEDLYELIRSNFPKPDAEDISRAAEQFAEFDRAELNILLHPGKFITKKGKRVQVAYLKVVPAIYKLTEPPEARKALISQKDWQYQISQKEQSQIYQNRTGKTKNQIKQTKTEPEKIKQTDQDQIKQGKIGPEKIDRGEEKVQINPEFSKWLSIASKASELSFSCFEGFFNSSPVILEKKGPEGLSLLEKWTEIGTSLAEKSNQFAIIYFNHTANAVVSDKFSADSVPTSFSGDVSSGSVGLEGFREFISLGEKFSGLNARLAEVYFEHLPGMLDLLSPEEIGLFYSITGSLLKFRWEIAADIFDEAKDVFSAISPPRQKELLTALNKFAGCMETFPGCSDRAAAAPALFKNAPAAMANLDSRGFEAWVSIAEEITDISSDAAVTFFNRSPGALRYLKINELEQWAEKGITLLSFEKQAFESFYESSFKGLEKHLQSLKAEERNLLLDIGAEIALINPGCTGSYFENSTPALRLLSGSEFKTWADTGAGISKGSSSSGSDYFRNSVTSFRKIPASYRAEILETAEPLLEKDWLLAGKFFENLPDIIEKTKIGDIRKWADIGTKIYDTDRNLSVDYFTYSALLLSELDIYELEEWALKGLEIFKNNASFGRPYFSLKSRSSNDFIDELTGGVALKKVANILRYYAMGLSGISFNICSKKELPGYTITGSVNPIISGRTIFLEPGIKKYGNFQDNFKIYKLSIMHEVGHARFSSLESSQELIDELIGKISAKYGTNKSFRAKRTEKAEIIEKVEKSERIEKPGKTERIEKAERIEKSGKAERIEKSGKAERIEKSGKAEEKSQFSGDISSGKRVNISAIISMFSNKVLAASIFGVLEDARIEYLIMDIYRGVRSDLESIRQQMLLSRPAPEGELEKLMETLLWLSTLHNPPFDLAEDTKPVFNKIRTILQDRVLQPDSSILTSLEATFAIYSLFESILGPLEFRKYEMLKNIEYRGMGSGIFDSKSPLDPDEHRNVIRSFIPENESSSAISREQPVKEETEKEKLEKKPCASDRNWKALGSCRYDEWDCAISDYRSNWCAVNEIEPVGGSGEYYTGAYDRYRNEITLIKNVFIRMKPESFHRLKGQTDGTEIDIDAFSNALIERRCGINPDEKLYVRRDKRKRDVATLFLVDVSASTRKRLGQEESRIWEKKSAGEKRGIEGRKSSVQRRSIIDVEKDALIIMAQALETIGDRYAIYAFSGHTREGVEYYVIKEFDEELSGDVEKRISLLEPIANTRLGAAIRHSIKKLDQVSSGTKILILLSDGEPYDTCYGEGAYQGKYAEEDTKIAIQEGNNRGIHFFCITVDSSPGEYLDKIFSDFGYTIIDDARILPERLPLLYKRLTT, from the coding sequence TTGTCCTCTTATACGGAAAAACAGGATAAGCTGTCCCGTAAAAGCGCCGGGGAAGGCTATCGGGAAACCCATGCAGAAAAACCCCGGTTTCAGGAAGAGTTTCGAGGATACTTTAAGGAAGACCTCTATGAATTGATAAGGTCGAATTTTCCGAAACCTGACGCTGAAGATATTTCCAGGGCTGCTGAACAATTTGCAGAATTTGACCGGGCTGAACTGAACATCCTGCTGCACCCCGGGAAATTTATCACTAAAAAAGGAAAGAGAGTTCAGGTAGCCTATCTTAAAGTGGTGCCTGCAATCTATAAACTCACAGAGCCCCCGGAAGCCCGGAAAGCCCTGATAAGCCAGAAAGACTGGCAGTATCAGATAAGCCAGAAAGAGCAGAGTCAGATATATCAGAACAGGACAGGAAAGACAAAGAACCAGATAAAGCAGACTAAGACTGAACCTGAGAAGATAAAACAGACAGACCAGGACCAGATAAAGCAGGGTAAGATAGGACCTGAGAAGATAGACCGTGGAGAAGAAAAAGTCCAGATAAACCCGGAGTTCAGCAAATGGCTCTCAATTGCCAGTAAAGCTTCAGAATTAAGCTTTTCCTGTTTTGAGGGTTTCTTTAACTCTTCGCCTGTAATCCTTGAGAAAAAAGGTCCAGAAGGACTGTCCCTTTTGGAGAAATGGACAGAAATCGGAACTTCCCTTGCTGAAAAAAGCAATCAGTTTGCAATTATTTACTTCAATCATACGGCGAATGCAGTGGTTTCGGATAAGTTTTCTGCTGATAGTGTCCCTACTTCATTTTCCGGGGACGTTTCCAGCGGTTCCGTCGGTCTTGAGGGTTTTAGAGAATTCATAAGCCTCGGAGAGAAATTTTCAGGTTTGAATGCTAGGCTTGCTGAAGTATATTTTGAGCACCTCCCTGGTATGCTGGATCTCCTTTCTCCTGAAGAGATCGGGCTTTTTTACAGCATAACCGGTAGTCTGCTGAAGTTTCGGTGGGAGATCGCCGCCGATATTTTTGATGAAGCAAAAGATGTGTTTTCCGCCATTTCACCCCCGAGACAAAAAGAGCTTCTTACAGCGTTAAATAAATTCGCAGGCTGCATGGAAACCTTTCCGGGTTGTTCAGACAGGGCTGCTGCTGCACCTGCATTATTTAAAAATGCTCCTGCAGCAATGGCAAACCTTGACAGCAGAGGTTTTGAAGCCTGGGTGTCGATAGCTGAAGAAATCACGGATATAAGCTCTGATGCAGCTGTTACTTTCTTTAATCGGAGCCCTGGAGCCCTCAGGTACCTGAAAATCAACGAACTTGAGCAGTGGGCTGAAAAGGGAATTACTCTGCTCTCTTTTGAAAAACAGGCTTTTGAGAGTTTTTATGAAAGCAGCTTTAAAGGGCTGGAAAAACACCTTCAATCTCTTAAGGCTGAAGAGAGAAATCTTTTACTTGATATCGGAGCCGAAATCGCGCTTATAAATCCTGGCTGTACTGGCAGTTACTTTGAAAACTCAACTCCTGCCCTCAGGCTGCTTTCAGGCAGTGAGTTCAAAACCTGGGCGGATACGGGAGCCGGCATTTCGAAAGGAAGTTCCAGTTCCGGTTCGGATTATTTTAGAAACTCGGTTACTTCTTTTAGAAAAATACCTGCTTCTTACCGTGCTGAAATACTTGAAACAGCAGAACCTTTGCTTGAAAAAGACTGGCTTCTTGCAGGAAAATTTTTTGAAAACCTGCCCGATATTATTGAAAAAACAAAAATCGGGGACATAAGGAAATGGGCAGATATAGGGACAAAAATATATGATACTGATAGAAATCTTTCTGTAGATTACTTTACTTACTCAGCCCTGCTCCTATCCGAACTTGACATTTATGAACTGGAAGAGTGGGCTCTTAAAGGGCTTGAAATTTTTAAAAACAATGCCTCTTTCGGGAGGCCTTACTTTTCCTTAAAGTCCCGAAGTTCAAATGATTTCATCGACGAACTTACAGGAGGAGTTGCCCTTAAAAAGGTTGCAAATATCCTCAGGTATTATGCAATGGGACTTTCAGGCATCAGTTTTAATATCTGTTCAAAAAAAGAGCTCCCGGGTTATACCATAACCGGCTCTGTGAACCCCATTATTTCAGGCAGGACCATCTTTCTTGAACCCGGAATCAAAAAATATGGGAACTTCCAGGATAATTTCAAAATATATAAGTTAAGTATAATGCATGAGGTAGGCCATGCCAGGTTCAGTTCTCTGGAATCTTCGCAGGAATTAATTGACGAACTGATAGGCAAGATAAGTGCAAAATATGGGACTAATAAAAGTTTCAGGGCTAAAAGGACTGAAAAGGCTGAAATAATCGAAAAGGTTGAAAAGTCTGAGAGGATTGAAAAGCCCGGAAAGACTGAGAGGATTGAAAAAGCTGAGAGGATTGAAAAGTCTGGAAAAGCTGAGAGGATTGAAAAGTCTGGAAAAGCTGAGAGGATTGAAAAGTCTGGAAAGGCTGAAGAGAAAAGCCAATTTTCAGGGGACATATCATCAGGGAAAAGGGTCAATATTTCAGCCATAATATCCATGTTTTCCAATAAGGTCCTGGCAGCAAGCATATTCGGTGTACTTGAAGACGCAAGAATTGAGTACCTGATAATGGACATTTACCGGGGAGTGCGTTCGGATCTTGAATCCATAAGACAGCAGATGCTGCTTTCAAGGCCAGCTCCTGAAGGAGAGCTTGAGAAGCTCATGGAAACCCTGCTGTGGCTTTCAACCTTGCATAACCCTCCTTTTGATCTCGCTGAAGATACCAAACCTGTTTTTAATAAAATTCGCACTATATTGCAGGACAGGGTTTTACAGCCGGATTCCTCTATTTTAACCTCTCTGGAAGCTACTTTTGCCATCTACAGCCTGTTTGAGAGCATTCTTGGCCCGCTGGAATTCCGGAAATACGAGATGTTAAAGAATATTGAATACAGGGGTATGGGGTCTGGTATATTTGATTCGAAGAGCCCTCTCGACCCGGATGAGCACAGGAATGTGATCAGGAGCTTTATTCCAGAGAATGAAAGCAGTTCTGCAATTAGCAGAGAACAACCTGTAAAAGAAGAAACTGAAAAAGAAAAACTGGAAAAGAAACCCTGCGCATCGGACAGGAACTGGAAAGCACTTGGCAGTTGCAGGTATGACGAATGGGACTGTGCGATAAGTGATTACAGGTCAAACTGGTGTGCTGTAAACGAGATCGAGCCTGTCGGCGGTTCAGGCGAATATTATACAGGTGCTTACGACCGTTACCGCAATGAAATTACACTCATAAAAAATGTTTTTATCAGGATGAAACCGGAATCTTTCCACAGGCTGAAAGGTCAAACGGACGGAACAGAGATTGATATTGATGCTTTTTCCAATGCTCTGATAGAACGAAGATGCGGAATTAATCCTGATGAGAAACTTTATGTTAGAAGGGATAAACGCAAAAGAGATGTCGCCACACTCTTTCTTGTAGATGTAAGTGCCTCTACGCGGAAAAGGCTTGGACAGGAAGAGTCTCGAATTTGGGAAAAAAAGAGTGCTGGGGAAAAACGGGGCATTGAAGGAAGAAAAAGCAGTGTGCAAAGAAGGAGCATTATAGATGTTGAAAAAGATGCCCTGATAATAATGGCTCAGGCGCTTGAAACCATAGGGGACAGATATGCAATATACGCATTTTCCGGCCATACAAGGGAAGGCGTGGAGTATTACGTTATTAAAGAGTTCGACGAAGAACTATCAGGTGATGTGGAAAAAAGAATAAGCCTGCTGGAGCCAATAGCTAATACAAGGCTTGGGGCTGCAATCCGCCATTCCATAAAAAAATTAGACCAGGTCAGCTCCGGAACAAAGATCCTTATCCTGCTTTCGGATGGAGAGCCTTATGATACCTGCTACGGAGAAGGGGCATATCAGGGAAAATATGCTGAAGAAGACACAAAAATAGCCATTCAGGAAGGAAATAATCGGGGAATTCACTTCTTTTGCATTACTGTTGATTCCAGCCCCGGAGAATACCTTGACAAAATATTTTCCGACTTCGGGTACACAATAATCGATGATGCACGAATTCTTCCGGAAAGGCTTCCTCTACTCTATAAACGGCTAACTACGTAA
- a CDS encoding winged helix-turn-helix domain-containing protein: protein METTKADSELHYIEELHSIKEEVTSLRNDFSRFLQRANQQHIDEMLAEMRKNFMKPMVDYLCEDANERMHSRMTRNCGMRELCEVTFKELLQETAGLVVRPKIEAATIKMYRDKLEELKKEAKSPLCSRCFSEAGNLFEKQVKIMRSLQIYEDREDMDEKGDISAIEPEKIVSEVCEPVANRQRLLMLKALSGENKTFSELSKLTGLRGGNLLFHLQKLLDTGMVLQRSERGDYIITRKGYSTLQGLSRIYSEIGLID, encoded by the coding sequence GTGGAGACTACAAAGGCAGATTCCGAGCTTCATTATATAGAAGAGCTGCATTCAATTAAAGAAGAAGTAACATCCCTCAGAAACGACTTTTCACGTTTTTTGCAGAGAGCTAACCAGCAGCATATTGATGAAATGCTTGCAGAGATGAGAAAAAATTTTATGAAACCGATGGTAGATTATCTTTGCGAGGATGCAAACGAAAGGATGCACAGTCGGATGACGCGGAACTGTGGGATGAGGGAGCTTTGTGAAGTTACGTTCAAAGAGCTTTTGCAGGAAACTGCAGGGCTTGTTGTCAGGCCAAAAATCGAAGCTGCGACTATAAAAATGTACAGGGATAAACTTGAAGAGTTAAAAAAAGAGGCAAAAAGCCCCCTGTGCAGCAGGTGCTTTTCTGAAGCCGGCAATCTTTTTGAAAAGCAGGTCAAAATTATGCGTTCCCTCCAGATATATGAAGACAGGGAAGATATGGACGAAAAAGGAGACATAAGTGCAATAGAGCCTGAAAAGATAGTGTCCGAAGTCTGCGAGCCAGTAGCAAACAGGCAGAGGCTTCTTATGCTCAAGGCGCTTTCGGGTGAGAACAAGACCTTTTCCGAACTTTCTAAACTCACAGGGCTTCGTGGAGGAAACCTGTTATTCCATCTGCAGAAACTGCTTGATACAGGCATGGTTCTGCAGAGAAGCGAGAGGGGAGACTATATTATTACAAGAAAGGGATATTCAACCCTTCAGGGTTTGTCAAGAATATATTCCGAGATAGGTCTAATTGACTGA
- a CDS encoding ferredoxin, producing the protein MADKNDKVSENVPGPYYCDYSCIACNLCVDTAPENFKMKEDDSTTFVYKQPENDEEKEACEEALEACPVEAIGNDG; encoded by the coding sequence ATGGCTGACAAGAATGACAAAGTTTCTGAAAATGTCCCGGGACCTTATTACTGTGACTACAGCTGCATCGCATGCAATTTATGCGTGGACACCGCACCTGAGAACTTCAAGATGAAGGAAGACGATTCAACTACTTTTGTGTATAAGCAGCCTGAAAATGATGAAGAAAAAGAGGCATGTGAAGAGGCATTGGAAGCCTGCCCGGTTGAAGCTATAGGCAATGACGGCTAA
- a CDS encoding nitroreductase family protein — protein MVTNDFTDLPMKIKLPEPEASGLSRIEELLAKRRSVRKYAEKGLPEEVISRFLWAAQGISSGKDEKRQSKNLSEK, from the coding sequence ATGGTAACGAATGATTTTACAGACCTGCCCATGAAGATCAAGCTGCCTGAACCTGAAGCTTCAGGTTTAAGCCGGATAGAGGAATTGCTTGCAAAAAGAAGATCAGTCCGAAAATATGCCGAAAAAGGGCTGCCTGAAGAGGTCATTTCCCGTTTTCTCTGGGCAGCCCAGGGAATAAGTTCAGGTAAAGATGAAAAGAGGCAGTCTAAAAACCTATCCGAAAAATGA
- a CDS encoding pyridoxamine 5'-phosphate oxidase family protein encodes MFREMRRGKQLLSMEDTIAVMTRCTNGVLACSGDDGYPYAVPLSYVYFNGRIYFHSAKAGHKIDAITKNPKVSFSIIDEDKIVSKEYTTYFRSVIAFGKARIVEGDERLESFTALVEKYSGNQSEEARNKEISRCKQAHIIAIDVEHITGKESIEFVNVKRQ; translated from the coding sequence ATGTTCAGAGAAATGAGAAGAGGTAAGCAATTATTATCAATGGAAGATACCATTGCAGTCATGACCAGATGCACAAATGGTGTTCTGGCGTGCTCAGGCGATGATGGTTATCCTTACGCGGTTCCACTTAGTTATGTCTATTTCAACGGCAGAATTTATTTTCATTCAGCAAAAGCTGGACATAAAATCGACGCTATTACAAAGAACCCAAAGGTATCTTTTTCAATAATAGATGAAGATAAGATAGTAAGCAAAGAATATACAACGTATTTCCGTAGCGTTATTGCTTTTGGTAAAGCAAGAATCGTTGAAGGTGACGAGCGGCTTGAGTCTTTCACGGCACTGGTTGAAAAGTACTCAGGAAATCAATCTGAAGAAGCCAGGAATAAGGAAATATCAAGATGCAAACAAGCTCATATTATAGCAATTGACGTCGAGCATATAACCGGTAAGGAGTCTATTGAGTTTGTCAACGTTAAAAGACAATAA
- a CDS encoding type I restriction-modification system subunit M, with translation MSENNLNWITNFIWGIADDVLRDLYVRGKYRDVILPMTVLRRLDAVLEPTKQAVLDMKAALDSAGIANQDQPLRQAAEQAFYNTSKFTLRDLKSRSSQQQLKADFEAYLDDFSPNVQDILDNFEFRNQIPRLSKADALGKLIEKFLDSSINLSPNPVMNGNDSVKHYGLDNHAMGTIFEELVRRFNEENNEEAGEHWTPRDAVKLMARLIFLPIADQIVSSTYLLYDGACGTGGMLTVAEEELKQLAQDHGKQVATHLYGQEINAETYAIAKADLLLKGEGDAADNLVGGPEYSTLSNDAFPARKFDFMLSNPPYGKSWKSDLERMGGKDGIKDPRFTIEHAGDPEYSLLTRSSDGQMLFLVNMLSKMKHDTRLGSRIAEVHNGSSLFTGDAGQGESNIRRWIIENDWLEAIVALPLNMFYNTGIATYIWVLGNRKPEHRKGKIQLIDATQWYRPLRKNLGKKNCELGEEDIQKICDTFLTFEESEQSKIFPNAAFGYWKVTVERPLRLAVDLTPDAIATFRKACTEAGEEQLAALVDKAAVQLGPGLHNDFNDFLPSFEALASKAGVKLTAKRLKLLQNSLSRKDESAAPVIKKVHKPGKAEADPMHGRFEATVNGKLCVVEYEPDTELRDTEQVPLLEEGGIEAFILREVLPHASDAWIDESSVKTGYEISFTRYFYKPQPLRSLEEIRADILALEKETEGLLDEIIGRSER, from the coding sequence ATGAGTGAAAATAACTTGAATTGGATCACTAACTTTATCTGGGGAATCGCAGACGATGTACTGCGCGACCTCTATGTTCGTGGCAAGTACCGTGATGTAATCCTGCCGATGACGGTCCTGCGGCGCCTGGATGCGGTGCTCGAACCAACAAAACAGGCTGTTCTCGATATGAAAGCAGCTCTTGACAGTGCAGGGATCGCAAACCAAGACCAGCCCCTGCGCCAAGCAGCTGAGCAGGCTTTTTACAACACTTCTAAATTTACCCTGAGGGATCTCAAGTCTCGCTCCAGCCAGCAACAGTTAAAGGCTGATTTTGAGGCTTACCTTGACGATTTTTCTCCTAATGTGCAGGATATCCTCGACAATTTTGAGTTCCGAAACCAGATACCACGCCTCTCAAAGGCGGATGCACTCGGGAAGCTGATTGAGAAGTTTCTTGACTCTTCCATTAACCTGAGTCCCAACCCGGTGATGAACGGAAACGATTCGGTTAAGCACTATGGCCTTGACAACCATGCAATGGGCACGATTTTTGAGGAACTTGTAAGGCGCTTCAATGAAGAAAACAACGAGGAAGCCGGCGAACACTGGACACCCCGCGATGCCGTAAAACTGATGGCACGGCTTATTTTCCTTCCAATCGCCGACCAGATCGTATCAAGTACATACCTCCTCTATGACGGCGCCTGTGGCACAGGTGGTATGCTGACGGTTGCTGAAGAGGAGCTGAAACAGCTTGCACAGGACCATGGAAAACAGGTAGCAACGCACCTTTACGGCCAGGAGATCAACGCTGAGACCTATGCGATTGCCAAAGCCGACCTGCTGCTCAAGGGAGAAGGAGACGCAGCAGACAACCTGGTTGGTGGACCTGAGTACTCGACTCTTTCTAACGATGCCTTTCCTGCTCGCAAATTCGACTTCATGCTTTCAAACCCTCCTTACGGGAAAAGCTGGAAGAGCGACCTCGAAAGAATGGGCGGAAAAGACGGAATAAAAGATCCTCGTTTCACCATCGAACACGCAGGAGACCCTGAATATTCCCTGCTTACTCGTTCGAGCGACGGGCAGATGCTGTTCCTTGTCAACATGCTCTCGAAAATGAAGCACGATACCAGACTCGGCAGCCGGATAGCCGAGGTCCACAATGGTTCCTCGCTTTTCACCGGGGACGCAGGCCAGGGAGAGAGCAATATCCGCCGCTGGATCATTGAAAATGACTGGCTAGAAGCCATAGTCGCCCTCCCCCTGAACATGTTTTACAACACTGGCATTGCAACCTACATATGGGTACTCGGCAACCGCAAGCCTGAACACAGGAAGGGCAAAATCCAGCTTATCGATGCGACGCAGTGGTACAGGCCACTTCGCAAGAACCTGGGCAAAAAGAACTGCGAACTGGGCGAAGAAGACATCCAGAAGATCTGCGATACTTTCCTTACCTTTGAAGAATCCGAGCAGTCTAAGATATTCCCGAATGCCGCTTTTGGCTACTGGAAAGTAACGGTAGAGAGGCCGCTCCGCCTGGCTGTTGACCTAACACCGGATGCTATTGCCACCTTTAGAAAAGCCTGCACCGAAGCAGGGGAAGAGCAGCTTGCAGCCCTTGTCGATAAAGCGGCAGTTCAGCTTGGGCCAGGTCTGCACAATGATTTTAATGATTTCCTTCCTTCTTTTGAGGCTCTGGCAAGCAAAGCCGGAGTCAAACTTACAGCCAAACGGCTCAAACTCCTCCAGAACAGCCTCTCCCGGAAAGATGAATCTGCAGCACCTGTAATCAAAAAGGTGCATAAGCCCGGAAAGGCTGAAGCCGATCCCATGCATGGACGCTTTGAAGCAACTGTGAACGGCAAACTTTGCGTTGTTGAGTACGAGCCCGATACCGAACTTAGGGATACCGAGCAGGTCCCATTGCTGGAAGAAGGAGGCATAGAGGCTTTCATCCTCAGGGAAGTCCTGCCTCATGCATCAGATGCCTGGATTGATGAAAGCAGCGTAAAAACAGGGTATGAGATCAGCTTTACCCGTTATTTCTACAAGCCACAGCCACTGCGTTCACTGGAGGAAATCCGCGCAGATATTCTTGCACTGGAGAAAGAGACTGAAGGGCTGCTGGACGAGATCATTGGGAGAAGCGAAAGATGA